CCCAATCCTATGTATGGCGACTGGGAAGGCGCTTTGTACAATTTTCAGTATAAGCTTTCTACGCAGGAGAAGGATTCAATTATGAAAAGCAAACTCAGAACAATTAAGAATTGAGAAAGAAGAATTAAGAAGAAGAGCGGAGATAGTCGCGATATTTGTATTCGCGTTTACTATCTCCGCTCTTCTTCTTAATTCTTCTTTCTCAATTCTTAATTGTCATCACCGTGCGTCGGTTCTGCGCCCTTCCCTCCTCTGTATCATTATCCGCTACCGGCTGTGTTTTTCCATAGCCTTTTGAGGTGAGCCGTGCGGCCGAAATACCTTTTTCGGTCAGGTATTGTACTACCGCTTTTGCACGGTTTTCAGAAAGGATCTGATTGTCTTTATCAGTGCCCACATTGTCAGTATAGCCGGAAATTTCAATTTTGATAGCAGGATTCTCCTTTAACAACTGTACGAGTTTATCGAGTTCTGTAATGGATGCAGGTTTAAGACTGTATTGTTTGGTATCAAAGAAGATATTGTGCAGTACAATGCTCGCATTAGCCGTCAGCGGTTGCAGCGGGATATTCTTTTCAAAAGGAGTACCCGGATTATGATCTTTCAGTGAGAAATGATCTGAATAAAACAGGTATCCCTGTTTGTTCACGTGCATAGCGTAGTCCTTGCCCACCGGCAGTGGTGCAAGGTAGTCGCCGTTGTCATTTGCTTTTACCTTTGCGATGTGGTAGCCTCCCTGCAGATCAGTTATTTCGATATCCGCTGCAAGCCGGGCATGGGTGGCGGTATCATACACGAATCCTTTTACGTATAATGTTTGCAAGGGCCGTGCTTCCGGGTATAGTTCGAAGCTGTAGATATCCAGACTGCCAAACCCTTCAGCCCTGTCTGATGCAAAATAGGCAGTGGTGCCGTTGGCATCTACTACCAGCGAGGCATCTTCATCTATGGTGTTGATAGGATAACCCAGATTGATGGCAGGGCCCCAGCTGCCATCAGGCTGACGGCGGGAGTAAAAGATATCCATTCCGCCATAACCGGGATGACCGTTAGAGGCAAAATAAAGTGTCTGGCCATCGGCATGTATAAAAGGAGTGCTTTCATTGCCTTTGGTGTTAATATTGGGCCCGAGGCGTTCCGGTGTGCTCCAGTGCCCATTAGGCTGCAGATTGCTTACAAATATATCTGAACCGTTATCTGGTGTTTGACGTGCAAAATAAAGCGTTTGTTTGTCTGCGCTGAGGCAGGGTTGCGACTCCCAGTCGCGGGTGTTGATGGGAGCACCGAAATTTTTGGGAGCAGTCCAGCCCTTTTCTGTCTTTTCTGAGTAGTACAGATCGCAGCTGCCTTTACCTTCCGGAAAGTCGCAGCCCGTAAATACCAGCATGGTACCATCTTGTGAAATGTTTTGTGCGCCTTCATTGAAATTAGAGTTTACCGGTTCACCCATGTTTTCAGCAGGTGACCACTTATTATTGTTATCGCGATGGGTTATATAAAAATCTTCATTGCGGTTATTGACGCGCCGCGTATAGATCAGTGTTTTGCTGTCGATGGTCAGCGATGGGAAATACTCCGGATCCTTGCTGTTTACATTGGCTCCCAGGTTCTCCGGATGAAAAGGCACTGTTTTTCCGTTATGTACCGCAAATTCATAATTTGCTTTCAGGTTTTCCGCGATTGGGCTTTTAGCTTTGGCTACTGCCAGGTACTGGTTAATCAATTGGAGAGCGCCTGTAAAGTTTCCGGTGCCTGCCATCGCTTTGGAATAAGCTATCATCACAGGTTTCAGGCCGCTGCTGTCGAGCTGTTTCAGTTTTTCAAAAGCTGTATTGGACGCTTTATAGTTTTTCATTTCCAGATAACAAAGCCCCATCTGACCATATGCATCCGTGAAATTTGGGGCTGATTTTAAGGCCTCTTCCAGGTAACCAATCGCGGCAGCGCTCTGATAATTCCTGAAAGCTTCTATTGCTTTATCAAAACTGGCTTTGGCTTTTTTAGGTGCGTTTTCATAGGAAACTATCTGGGACTGTGCCAGCAGGGAGATGCTGCACAGGCAGCCCAATAGTATCAACAGGCAGGTTTTTTTCATAGTATATAATAGTAGCTGTGTAATTAACGAAAATACTACGAAAAATAGTGCCGGGAAATTAGAGATATCATAAACAACCGGGCGGAAACAAGTGGATAATTGCACCTGTTTCCGCCCGGTTTAAGTATGTTGCTGAATTCCCGCTCAGGGAACATTGATGTATTTGTGGATTTGCAACGACATCGTCCATTGCGGATTATCCTTGATATATGCTGTGATCAGCGGTGTCATCTCTGTACTGCGATCCCACTCCGGCTGTAAATACAGCTTACAATGTTTGCCGGCCAGTGCGGCATATTTTTCCGCCCACGCAAAATCTGTCTTGTTAAAGATCACCACTTTCAGTTCATGTGCCAGCCGGCAGATCTCCGGTAACGGCGCCTTGAATTTTTTAGGAGAAAGTGTGATCCAGTCCCAGCTACCGCTCAGTGGAGAAGAGCCGGAAGTTTCTATATGCGTGCGGAAACCTTCCTTGTGTAACGCTCTGGTAAGCCCATCCAGCTGATGCATCAATGGTTCTCCGCCAGTGATCACTGCAATACGCCCCGGATAACGGGCGGCTTCTCCTACGATGTCGGATATTTCCAGTTGCGGATGTTTGTCGGCATCCCAGCTTTCTTTTACATCACACCATACGCATCCTACATCACAGCCACCAAGCCGGATGAAATAAGCTGCTTTTCCCTGGTAATAGCCTTCTCCCTGAATGGTGTAGAAGCGCTCCATTACCGGTAGTGTGCTTGTTTTGATATTAGTACTTACTACAGACATATTCTTACTTCACAAAGGTCGGATTTTTTCCAACCATCCGTTATTAGTTCATACTTCCTTTTAACCCAACTGCGGCATGATAAGTGTTCTTCAGCAAAGCGGCAATGGTCATGGGACCTACGCCTCCGGGAACCGGAGTGATATAGCTGCATTTGGGCGCCACTTCATCAAATTTAACATCTCCTTTCAGGCGGAAACCACTTTTCTTGCTGGCATCTTCCACACGGTTGATACCCACATCCACTATGATAGCTCCTTCTTTTACCATGTCGGCAGTAACAAAATCAGGCCTGCCGATAGCAGCAACAATGATGTCGGCCTGGCGGCATATTTCAGCCAGATTGTGTGTGTGCGAATGGGTAAGGGTTACCGTGCAGTTACCTGGATTGGTATTGCGGCTGAGCAGTATACTGATGGGAGTACCCACGATGTGGCTGCGACCTATTACTACGGCATGTTTACCTTTAGTAGGAATATTGTAATGTTCCAGCATCAGCATAATCCCATAAGGAGTAGCAGGAATGAAAGCGGGCAAGCCACTCACCATTTTACCCACATTCATCGGGTGAAATCCATCCACATCCTTGCTGGGATCAATGGTGTTGATTACCAGTTCTTCGTTGATGTGTTTGGGTAATGGCAGCTGTACCAGTATACCATCTACGTCCGGATTTTCATTCAGCAGAATAATCTGATCAAGCAAATGCTTTTCAGAGATCTGCGCATCAAAACGGAGAAGCGTTGAATTATAACCGCATTCTGCACATGATTTAACTTTGGATGCAACGTAGGTTTCACTTGCTGGGTTGTTACCTACCAGGATGGCTGCCAGATGAGGGACTTTTTTGCCTGCAGCTTTTAATTCAGCCACCTTAGCGGCCAATTGAGTTTTTATGGTCTCGGAAACGAGTTTACCGTCTAAAATTTGCATGTGCAAAGGTAAGGAAAAAGCTGAAAGCAAAAAGCTACCACAACATTTGAATGCAAACGCCCGCAGGATGCCGGCTTGCGTCCGTCAATGGCTGTAGTAGCTTTTACACTTAGGGGTCTGGGTTGTCTTTAGTGGAAATTATAAGGCAAAACAACATGTAACCTTCCGTCGGACATATATCCGACGGAAGGATCAGATCACAGTAGGTATTAAATTTTAGGTGCTGCAGCCAGCATCTCTGGTGTGGCCCCGGCTGCATATTTTTCGAAGTTGCGGATAAATTGCGCCGCCAGGTCTCTCACTTGCACATCGTAAGCGGCTTTATCGGCCCAGGTATTGCGCGGATCCAGTATGTCGGCCGGTACACCCGGGCAACTGTCTGGGATCGCAACACCGAATACCGGATGCGGGTGGAAGTTGGCCTTGTCCAGTTCGCCATTCAGCACTGATGAAATCATCGCACGGGTATAAGCCAGCCTGATGCGGTTGCCGGTACCGTATGCACCGCCGGTCCAGCCGGTATTGATCAGCCAGACTTTAACGTTGTGGTTACGCATCTTTTCTCCCAGCATCTGCGCATACTGCGCCGGATGCAAAGGCATGAAAGGTGCTCCGAAACACGCACTGAAGGTGGATTTCGGCTCTGTTATTCCTGCTTCTGTACCTGCTACCTTGGCGGTATAACCGGAGATAAACTGGTACATCGCCTGTTCGGGCGACAACCGTGATATGGGCGGTAATACACCGTAGGCATCGCAGGTAAGGAAGAATATATTTTTAGGAATTCCGCCTTCTGCGGGCTCCTGCGCGTTATCGATGTAATGCAGCGGGTAGGATACGCGGGTATTTTCGGTAATGGATTTATCCGCGTAGTTTACCGTGTGGGTGCCAGGGAAGAACTTAATATTCTCCAGCAGTGCGCCCTCACGTACGGCATGAAATATCTGTGGTTCCTTTTCTTCCGAAAGATCAATACATTTTGCATAACAACCACCTTCGAAGTTGAACACACCATTTGGCGTCCAGCCGTGCTCGTCGTCGCCGATCAGCTTGCGCTGCGGATCAGCACTCAGCGTGGTTTTACCCGTTCCGCTCAAGCCGAAAAAGATGGCCGTATCCCCGTCTTTGCCCAGGTTGGCAGAACAGTGCATACTCAGCACTTTATGGTGATGCGGCAGTTCGAAATTGAGAATGGTGAAAATACCTTTCTTAATTTCTCCGGTATAGGCACTGCCCCCGATAAGGATCATCTTCTTCCTGAAATTCACTACCGAGAAGTTTCCCTGGCGGGTACCATCCGTAGCAGGATCTGCGAGGCATCCCGGCGCCTGTATCACTGTCCAGTCGGTTTGCATGTAATCCAATTCCTCTTCTGAAGGCCGCAGGAACATATTGTACGCAAACAAACTCGACCAGGGCAGCTCTGTAATCATACGTATATTCACGCGGTAGTCCTGGTTAGCGCATGCATAGCCATCGCGCATCCATACTTCTTTTCCGCTGAAATAACGGGTGATCCTGTTATATAAACGATCAAAGTGTTCTTCGGAGATAGGAATATTGAAATCGTTCCAGTTAACAGTGTTGGCAGTGATGTTGTCTCTTACAATGAATTTGTCCTTAGGCGAGCGGCCGGTATATTCGCCGGTATTAACGGCCAGGGCTCCGGTGTCTGCATATTCCCCTTGCTTGCGGGCGACGGTTTGTTCCGCCAGCTCTTCAGGAGATAGTTGGTAATAAACGTTAGCTACGTTCTCTATGCCAAGTCCCCGTAAGTCAGCAATAGGATTCCTTACGCTACTCATTTGCATAAAAGCAAGATTGTTTTGGTGTAATAGCAAAACTAGGGTTTTTTTGATATTGTCAAATTTTATAGGTGTTATACCATTAAAATTTAGAAAATACTTACGAGTATCGGGGGATCATTGCGATATCTTCAGTATGTCTGTGTTTCCTTGCAGGATTGTCAAACTAAAAAAGGGTTAATATAACATTAAATACCAGTAAGGAAATATTAGTACGATTTTGTCATTTAATGATGCAGATATTGACCGATTTGGTAATTCAGCGGCAATCGCCGTTCGCAGGTCCGAAATTTTAGCTAGGTTTGGAGCCTCATTTGAAAATAAGAGATATGAAGAATCTGCCCTTAGATCCGCAGCTGTTCGTGAAGAACCGTCAGCGTTTTGTGGCAAAAATGCAGCCACAGTCCATAGCTATAATTAATTCCAATGATGAATTGCCTACTAACGGCGATGCCTTGTATAAGTTCAAACAGAATTCCGACCTGTACTGGCTGACCGGAATCGATCAGGAAGATACCATGATAGTGTTGTTCCCGGATAATCCTGATCCCAAATACCGCGAAGTGCTGGTATTGGTGCGGCCTAACGAGCTGAAGGAAAAATGGGATGGTCACCGGCTGCGTAAAGACGAAGCACTCGCCATTTCCGGCATCGCTACCGTAGTGTGGCTGGATAGCCTGGACGCGTTTTTACAGCAATGGATTAATGATGCGGCTAACATCTACCTGAATTCCAACGAAAATAACCGTAAGTCTAATCTGGTGCCGGTAAGAGATTACCGCTATGCCCAGGAAATGAAAGTGCGTTATCCGTTACATCACTACCTGCGTGCAGCCGTTATATTCAAGGAACTGCGTGCCGTAAAAACACCGGAAGAGATCAGGGTAATACAGCAGGCGATCGATATCACTGAAAAGGCTTTCCGCCGGCTGTTGACATTCATTAAACCAGATGTATGGGAACATGAGATCCATGCAGAGATCCTGCATGAGTTCCTGCGAAACCGTTCCGGCGGAGAAGCGTATGGCTCTATTATCGCATCAGGCGACCGCGCCCGTACGCTGCATTATGTATCTAATAACGATGAGTGTAAAGACGGAGAGCTGATCCTGATGGATTTTGGCGCAGAATACGGTGGCTATAACGCCGACCTTACCCGTACCGTACCGGTAAATGGTAAATTCACCGCCCGCCAGCGTGAGGTATACAATGCCTGTTTACATCTTCATAACTATGCTAAATCTATCCTGCGCCCGGGTATCACCATCGCGAAGTACCACGAAATGGTAGGAGAGGAAGCCACCAGAGAATTTATAAAACTGAAATTACTTACGGAAGAACAGGTGAAGAACCAGGATCCGGAAAATCCGGCCTATCGCAAGTACCTGTATCATGGCATATCTCACCATCTTGGCGTGGATGTACACGATCTCGGACCTTCTTTCCATAAACCGATTCCTGAAGGAGCGGTAATGACAATTGAGCCGGGAATTTATATTGAAGAAGAAAAAATGGGTGTCCGCATTGAAAACAATATCTGGCTGACAGCCGAAGGTAATGTGGACCTGATGAAAAATATGCCGATTACAGCGGATGAAATTGAAGCACTGATGGCCCGCTGATCAGTTTGATTTTTTTGACGCTCCTGATGAATTGAAAAGGTAAAACAAAAGATAATCATCAAAATTATATCTTCGCTGCTGCCTCTGTTCATCAGGAGTGTCAAAAACGTCATAATTAATCAGTGGTTTCATGAAACAACTACCCAACATACTTACCCTATGTAACCTTTTTTGCGGCGCCCTGGCGATTATATGTATACTATATGCGCCGGAGTATCGTGCTGAAATTAACGGTGCCGACTATACGATTATCAGCCCCGAACCTGTTTATTGGGCGTCCGCCCTGGTAGTAATAGCCGGAATTTTTGATTTTTTTGATGGAATGGTAGCCCGGCTGCTTCGTGTGAGCGGTCCTATGGGAAAGGAACTCGATTCACTGGCAGATGTGGTGACTTTCGGTGTAGTGCCCGGTATGATGCTGTTCCGTTTGCTGCGCAGTGCTTATTTTCAGCAACCCGATGTATTTGACGTATCTATCATCAATCTGGCTCCGGCCTTGCTGGTACCTTGTTTTGCGGCTTACCGCCTTGCCAAATTCAATATAGATGTAAGGCAATCCGAAAGTTTCATCGGAGTACCTACTCCTGCAGTAGCCCTGCTGGTGGCATCTTTTCCCCTGATCGTGCTTTTCAATCCGTTCAACCTGGCGCATTGGTTCCAGAACATCTGGGTATTATACGTCGTTATCGGCTTGCTCTGTTACCTGATGGTAGCCGAAATTCCCATGATCAGCCTGAAGTTCAAGAATAAGAGCATTGCTGCCAACTGGCCACGCTTCCTGCTGATTATCCTCACTATACTGAGCATTCCGGTGCTGAAATTTGCTGCAGTACCGTTTGTTTTCGTGTGTTATGTGGTGCTGTCGGTGGTGGTGCCTCCGAAGATAATTACGAATTAAGAATTACGAATTACGAAATGCATAGCAGATATAAGCGAGTGATATGTTATCCGCTTATATCTGCTATGCATTTCGTAATTCGTAATTCTTAATTCGTAATTTTTATCGTACGTTTGCGGCAAAATTTCTA
The genomic region above belongs to Chitinophaga sp. 180180018-3 and contains:
- the pckA gene encoding phosphoenolpyruvate carboxykinase (ATP), with translation MQMSSVRNPIADLRGLGIENVANVYYQLSPEELAEQTVARKQGEYADTGALAVNTGEYTGRSPKDKFIVRDNITANTVNWNDFNIPISEEHFDRLYNRITRYFSGKEVWMRDGYACANQDYRVNIRMITELPWSSLFAYNMFLRPSEEELDYMQTDWTVIQAPGCLADPATDGTRQGNFSVVNFRKKMILIGGSAYTGEIKKGIFTILNFELPHHHKVLSMHCSANLGKDGDTAIFFGLSGTGKTTLSADPQRKLIGDDEHGWTPNGVFNFEGGCYAKCIDLSEEKEPQIFHAVREGALLENIKFFPGTHTVNYADKSITENTRVSYPLHYIDNAQEPAEGGIPKNIFFLTCDAYGVLPPISRLSPEQAMYQFISGYTAKVAGTEAGITEPKSTFSACFGAPFMPLHPAQYAQMLGEKMRNHNVKVWLINTGWTGGAYGTGNRIRLAYTRAMISSVLNGELDKANFHPHPVFGVAIPDSCPGVPADILDPRNTWADKAAYDVQVRDLAAQFIRNFEKYAAGATPEMLAAAPKI
- the folD gene encoding bifunctional methylenetetrahydrofolate dehydrogenase/methenyltetrahydrofolate cyclohydrolase FolD: MQILDGKLVSETIKTQLAAKVAELKAAGKKVPHLAAILVGNNPASETYVASKVKSCAECGYNSTLLRFDAQISEKHLLDQIILLNENPDVDGILVQLPLPKHINEELVINTIDPSKDVDGFHPMNVGKMVSGLPAFIPATPYGIMLMLEHYNIPTKGKHAVVIGRSHIVGTPISILLSRNTNPGNCTVTLTHSHTHNLAEICRQADIIVAAIGRPDFVTADMVKEGAIIVDVGINRVEDASKKSGFRLKGDVKFDEVAPKCSYITPVPGGVGPMTIAALLKNTYHAAVGLKGSMN
- a CDS encoding CDP-alcohol phosphatidyltransferase family protein produces the protein MKQLPNILTLCNLFCGALAIICILYAPEYRAEINGADYTIISPEPVYWASALVVIAGIFDFFDGMVARLLRVSGPMGKELDSLADVVTFGVVPGMMLFRLLRSAYFQQPDVFDVSIINLAPALLVPCFAAYRLAKFNIDVRQSESFIGVPTPAVALLVASFPLIVLFNPFNLAHWFQNIWVLYVVIGLLCYLMVAEIPMISLKFKNKSIAANWPRFLLIILTILSIPVLKFAAVPFVFVCYVVLSVVVPPKIITN
- a CDS encoding 7-carboxy-7-deazaguanine synthase QueE; protein product: MSVVSTNIKTSTLPVMERFYTIQGEGYYQGKAAYFIRLGGCDVGCVWCDVKESWDADKHPQLEISDIVGEAARYPGRIAVITGGEPLMHQLDGLTRALHKEGFRTHIETSGSSPLSGSWDWITLSPKKFKAPLPEICRLAHELKVVIFNKTDFAWAEKYAALAGKHCKLYLQPEWDRSTEMTPLITAYIKDNPQWTMSLQIHKYINVP
- a CDS encoding aminopeptidase P N-terminal domain-containing protein gives rise to the protein MKNLPLDPQLFVKNRQRFVAKMQPQSIAIINSNDELPTNGDALYKFKQNSDLYWLTGIDQEDTMIVLFPDNPDPKYREVLVLVRPNELKEKWDGHRLRKDEALAISGIATVVWLDSLDAFLQQWINDAANIYLNSNENNRKSNLVPVRDYRYAQEMKVRYPLHHYLRAAVIFKELRAVKTPEEIRVIQQAIDITEKAFRRLLTFIKPDVWEHEIHAEILHEFLRNRSGGEAYGSIIASGDRARTLHYVSNNDECKDGELILMDFGAEYGGYNADLTRTVPVNGKFTARQREVYNACLHLHNYAKSILRPGITIAKYHEMVGEEATREFIKLKLLTEEQVKNQDPENPAYRKYLYHGISHHLGVDVHDLGPSFHKPIPEGAVMTIEPGIYIEEEKMGVRIENNIWLTAEGNVDLMKNMPITADEIEALMAR
- a CDS encoding OmpA family protein; the encoded protein is MKKTCLLILLGCLCSISLLAQSQIVSYENAPKKAKASFDKAIEAFRNYQSAAAIGYLEEALKSAPNFTDAYGQMGLCYLEMKNYKASNTAFEKLKQLDSSGLKPVMIAYSKAMAGTGNFTGALQLINQYLAVAKAKSPIAENLKANYEFAVHNGKTVPFHPENLGANVNSKDPEYFPSLTIDSKTLIYTRRVNNRNEDFYITHRDNNNKWSPAENMGEPVNSNFNEGAQNISQDGTMLVFTGCDFPEGKGSCDLYYSEKTEKGWTAPKNFGAPINTRDWESQPCLSADKQTLYFARQTPDNGSDIFVSNLQPNGHWSTPERLGPNINTKGNESTPFIHADGQTLYFASNGHPGYGGMDIFYSRRQPDGSWGPAINLGYPINTIDEDASLVVDANGTTAYFASDRAEGFGSLDIYSFELYPEARPLQTLYVKGFVYDTATHARLAADIEITDLQGGYHIAKVKANDNGDYLAPLPVGKDYAMHVNKQGYLFYSDHFSLKDHNPGTPFEKNIPLQPLTANASIVLHNIFFDTKQYSLKPASITELDKLVQLLKENPAIKIEISGYTDNVGTDKDNQILSENRAKAVVQYLTEKGISAARLTSKGYGKTQPVADNDTEEGRAQNRRTVMTIKN